The Gemmata palustris genome includes a region encoding these proteins:
- a CDS encoding TatD family hydrolase, whose translation MLIDTHTHLFDDRFRKDLPAVLERAAAAGVERVICLGIDLESSLAAVEIANTYPLVVAAVGIQPNHTSEAKAGDWDAIVKLAGSEPRVVAIGETGLDRYWDRAPFPVQEDYFARHIQLARDLGKPFVIHCRDAEADVVKALRGQEANGPLRAVMHSFSGDAATARECLEMGLYVSFAGMVTYPTAQNLRDIAKDVALDRLLVETDCPYLAPQPVRGKRNEPSYVAHTAALLAQVKGVSVAEIEEHTTRNAKTLFGL comes from the coding sequence ATGCTGATCGATACCCACACGCACCTGTTCGATGACCGGTTCCGTAAAGACCTCCCGGCGGTGCTGGAGCGCGCGGCCGCGGCCGGGGTGGAGCGCGTGATTTGCCTCGGGATCGACCTCGAATCGTCCCTCGCGGCCGTTGAGATCGCGAACACTTACCCGCTCGTTGTTGCCGCGGTGGGCATTCAGCCGAACCACACGTCCGAAGCCAAAGCCGGTGACTGGGACGCCATCGTGAAACTTGCGGGGAGCGAACCGCGTGTCGTCGCGATCGGTGAGACGGGGCTCGATCGCTACTGGGACCGCGCGCCGTTCCCGGTTCAGGAAGATTACTTCGCTCGTCACATCCAACTCGCACGCGACCTGGGAAAGCCGTTCGTGATCCACTGTCGTGATGCCGAAGCGGACGTGGTGAAGGCTCTACGCGGGCAGGAGGCCAACGGACCGCTTCGTGCGGTGATGCACTCCTTCAGTGGCGACGCGGCTACCGCACGCGAGTGTTTAGAGATGGGGCTATATGTGTCGTTTGCGGGGATGGTAACTTATCCGACAGCGCAAAATTTGCGCGACATCGCGAAAGACGTGGCGCTCGACCGGCTCCTCGTGGAAACCGACTGCCCCTATCTCGCTCCGCAACCGGTCCGCGGGAAGCGCAACGAACCTTCGTATGTCGCGCACACGGCCGCGCTACTCGCCCAGGTGAAGGGAGTGAGTGTCGCCGAGATCGAAGAGCACACCACGCGGAACGCGAAAACTCTTTTCGGGCTGTAA
- a CDS encoding DUF1501 domain-containing protein, whose translation MFSTKLQEKTRRDVLKLAAAGVFAPSLSGWFPALAKAAPTGGKGKAKSCILLWMDGGPSHKDTWDLKPDSKGAGEFKAIKTAAQGVEISEHLPNVAKVMNHGLVVRGMTTPEGAHPRAKYYMHTGFREGQGGVTYPSLGSIVAQEAGKSDSPMPNFVAIGGRTYGSGFLGPKHQPLLVTDPNRGVEDLKSAVSATQLGNRVGLLEQMDKAFHREYGADSITDHKTTYERAVKLMQSKEAKAFDISSDSTKSKYGSGRFAEGVCMARRLVEVGVPFVEVALGGWDTHQDNFRRVKTLSEQVDSALSALVTDLKDKGLLDSTLIVWMGEFGRTPNINTRGANPGRDHFPRAWSLAMFGGGLKGGQALGKTDKEGASVVDRPTTAQDFLATVCELMGIDHTKKNETPTGRPIQIVEKPKPFTKDVV comes from the coding sequence ATGTTCTCGACGAAACTGCAAGAGAAGACCCGGCGCGACGTGCTGAAACTGGCCGCGGCCGGTGTGTTCGCGCCCTCGCTGTCCGGTTGGTTCCCGGCGCTGGCGAAAGCCGCTCCGACCGGCGGGAAGGGGAAGGCTAAGTCGTGCATTCTTTTGTGGATGGACGGCGGACCGAGTCACAAGGACACCTGGGACTTGAAGCCCGACAGCAAGGGCGCGGGCGAGTTCAAGGCGATCAAGACGGCGGCCCAGGGGGTCGAGATTAGCGAGCACCTGCCGAACGTCGCGAAGGTCATGAACCACGGCCTCGTCGTTCGCGGGATGACGACGCCCGAAGGCGCGCACCCGCGTGCGAAGTATTACATGCACACCGGCTTCCGCGAGGGGCAGGGGGGCGTCACCTATCCGTCGCTCGGCTCGATCGTGGCGCAGGAAGCGGGCAAGTCCGACAGCCCGATGCCGAACTTCGTTGCTATCGGTGGGCGCACTTACGGTTCCGGGTTCCTCGGGCCGAAGCACCAACCGCTCCTCGTCACCGATCCGAACCGCGGTGTGGAAGACCTGAAGTCGGCCGTCTCTGCCACACAACTCGGGAACCGCGTGGGGCTACTCGAACAAATGGACAAGGCGTTCCACCGCGAGTACGGCGCGGATTCCATCACCGACCACAAGACGACCTACGAGCGCGCGGTCAAGTTGATGCAGTCGAAGGAGGCGAAGGCGTTTGACATTTCGTCCGATTCGACCAAGAGCAAGTACGGTTCCGGGCGCTTCGCCGAGGGCGTGTGCATGGCCCGCCGGTTGGTCGAGGTCGGGGTGCCGTTCGTCGAGGTTGCGCTTGGCGGATGGGACACGCACCAGGACAATTTCCGGCGCGTGAAAACGCTCTCCGAGCAAGTTGATTCGGCGCTCTCGGCGCTGGTCACCGATCTGAAGGATAAGGGGCTACTCGATAGCACGCTGATCGTGTGGATGGGCGAATTCGGGCGCACCCCGAACATCAACACGCGCGGCGCGAACCCGGGGCGCGACCACTTCCCGCGGGCCTGGAGCCTCGCGATGTTCGGCGGCGGGCTGAAGGGCGGTCAGGCACTCGGTAAGACCGACAAGGAGGGCGCGAGTGTGGTCGATCGTCCGACCACCGCTCAGGATTTCCTCGCGACCGTGTGCGAGTTGATGGGCATCGACCACACCAAGAAGAACGAGACCCCGACCGGGCGCCCGATCCAGATCGTGGAGAAGCCCAAGCCGTTCACGAAGGACGTGGTGTAA
- a CDS encoding DUF1501 domain-containing protein, with amino-acid sequence MPISSLPARREFLQIGASAAIGLGFRAPGTSQAAADRGSTKTKTRSVILVNLTGGMSHIDALDMKPEAPAEIRGEFKPISTAVTGIQICEHLPQLAAQMRRWALVRSLSHGENGHLPGTHRLLTGATMPNQRQTDLDNVLSRRDWPCYAAALNQIRPRQDGIPNGVTLPHALIEGPLTWPGQHAGFLGPTHDPMLVTQDPNSPTFTMDTFALPGGIDQIRVDDRRSLLERLESPGRGDAAFREHQRHAFELLASGRIAGAFKLDREPVKVRDRYGRNQFGQSLLLARRLAQAGVPIVQANMGIVQTWDTHVDNWGVLKTRLLPWLDQAITALADDLDTQGLLDETFVVVSGEFGRTPKISTLPGEKISGRDHWAHVYSGLFTGGGVVGGRVIGKSDRVGAQPVTTSYTPFDIGATIYQALGVAPDSEIRDSQNRPSQVCAGKPMDVLFQNR; translated from the coding sequence ATGCCCATCTCATCACTACCTGCACGCCGCGAGTTCCTCCAGATCGGGGCCAGCGCCGCGATCGGCCTCGGGTTCCGCGCGCCGGGTACCTCACAAGCCGCAGCGGATCGCGGAAGCACGAAGACAAAAACGCGGTCCGTGATCCTCGTCAATCTGACGGGCGGGATGAGTCACATTGACGCGCTGGACATGAAACCGGAAGCGCCGGCCGAGATCCGCGGGGAGTTCAAGCCGATCTCGACCGCCGTGACCGGCATCCAGATTTGCGAGCACCTCCCGCAACTGGCGGCCCAAATGCGCCGGTGGGCGCTGGTCCGGTCGCTCTCGCACGGCGAGAACGGCCACCTCCCCGGTACGCACCGTTTGTTAACCGGCGCGACGATGCCGAACCAGCGGCAAACGGACCTCGACAACGTGCTGTCGCGGCGCGACTGGCCGTGCTACGCGGCCGCCCTAAACCAGATCCGACCGCGACAGGACGGCATCCCGAACGGCGTCACGCTGCCGCACGCGCTCATCGAAGGCCCGCTCACGTGGCCGGGACAGCACGCCGGGTTCCTCGGGCCGACCCACGACCCGATGCTGGTGACGCAGGACCCCAATTCCCCGACCTTTACGATGGATACGTTCGCCCTCCCGGGCGGCATCGACCAGATCCGCGTTGACGACCGGCGTAGCCTTCTCGAACGGCTGGAGTCCCCGGGGCGCGGGGACGCGGCGTTCCGCGAGCACCAGCGCCACGCCTTCGAGCTACTCGCCTCTGGGCGGATCGCGGGCGCCTTCAAGCTCGATCGCGAGCCCGTGAAGGTCCGCGACCGCTACGGCCGGAATCAGTTCGGGCAGTCGTTGCTGCTCGCCCGGCGCCTGGCGCAAGCCGGGGTACCGATCGTGCAGGCCAACATGGGGATCGTGCAGACCTGGGACACGCACGTGGATAACTGGGGGGTGTTGAAGACCCGGTTGCTCCCGTGGCTCGACCAGGCGATCACCGCACTGGCGGACGACCTCGATACGCAGGGACTGCTGGACGAAACGTTCGTGGTGGTGTCCGGCGAGTTCGGCCGCACGCCGAAGATCTCCACGCTGCCCGGAGAGAAGATCTCGGGCCGGGACCACTGGGCACACGTGTACTCGGGGCTGTTTACGGGCGGCGGGGTGGTCGGCGGACGGGTGATCGGCAAGTCCGACCGCGTCGGGGCACAACCGGTCACCACGTCGTACACGCCGTTCGATATCGGCGCGACGATCTATCAAGCGCTCGGAGTGGCCCCGGACAGCGAGATCCGCGATTCGCAGAACCGCCCGTCGCAAGTCTGCGCCGGCAAGCCGATGGATGTGCTGTTCCAGAACCGATAA
- a CDS encoding FG-GAP-like repeat-containing protein: MLLTRWMKALVGTPSLSPKGAPTRRGKFWVEVLEDRALLTGNFATGAAFGEAPIVRVFDGNTQQQVATVQVFDTGFKGGVNVAMGDVTGDGVNDVIAGSALGFSHVKVYDGVTFQEVRSFLAFAGFTGGVNVAAGDIDGDGKADIAVAVANGGGTHVKAFSGADSSELASFFAYGQGFVGGVRVTLGDVDGDGKADIVTGAGPGSGGHVKVFQGGTGTELRSFLVFDGFSGSIDLAVGDLNGDGKAEVLVGAGPGAGPHVKAYDGATGALNESFFAFAQAFLGGVSVGADADGNILVAGTGRGHVKTFDGVTGAELTSSLVAGSASGRLGTAPEPTRPLVITSGATASAAENQTAVTTVTTTGGAGAAVTYSIVGGADQSLFAINPTTGALTFLSAPDFEEPADAGTNNVYDVTVQASDGTRTTTQAVTVTVTDVNEASPLVITSGATASAAENQTAVTTVTTTGGTGAAVTYSIVGGADQSLFAINPTTGALTFLSARNFESPADAGTNNVYDVTVQAADGTFTTTQAVAVTVTDVNDAPVGVANSVIAFTDVAYPFSASDFVFTDADSDALLAVKITTLPSLGTLTLSGAPISAGAVIAVADIGTLQYNPPVGAYSGLMTPYTTFTFQVQDNGGTASGGVDLDPTPRAMSIYIDAV; the protein is encoded by the coding sequence ATGCTGCTGACGCGCTGGATGAAAGCCCTGGTCGGAACCCCCTCACTGTCCCCGAAAGGAGCGCCGACGCGGCGCGGTAAGTTCTGGGTCGAGGTTCTCGAGGACCGGGCACTACTGACCGGCAACTTCGCCACCGGCGCTGCGTTCGGTGAGGCCCCGATCGTGCGCGTGTTCGACGGGAACACCCAGCAGCAGGTCGCGACCGTCCAGGTCTTCGACACCGGGTTCAAGGGCGGGGTGAACGTGGCGATGGGCGACGTGACCGGGGACGGGGTGAACGACGTCATCGCCGGGTCCGCGCTCGGGTTCTCGCACGTGAAGGTGTACGACGGGGTCACGTTTCAAGAGGTGCGGAGCTTCCTGGCGTTCGCCGGGTTCACCGGCGGGGTGAACGTCGCGGCCGGCGACATCGACGGGGACGGTAAGGCGGACATCGCCGTCGCCGTGGCGAACGGGGGCGGGACGCACGTCAAGGCGTTCAGCGGGGCGGACAGCTCGGAGCTGGCCAGCTTCTTCGCCTACGGCCAGGGGTTCGTCGGCGGGGTCCGGGTGACGCTCGGGGACGTTGACGGGGACGGCAAGGCGGACATCGTCACCGGGGCCGGGCCGGGGTCCGGCGGGCACGTGAAGGTGTTCCAGGGCGGGACCGGGACCGAGCTCCGCAGCTTCCTCGTGTTCGACGGGTTCTCCGGGTCCATCGACCTGGCCGTCGGCGACCTGAACGGGGACGGTAAGGCCGAGGTTCTGGTCGGGGCCGGGCCGGGGGCCGGGCCGCACGTGAAGGCCTACGACGGCGCGACCGGCGCCCTGAACGAGAGCTTCTTCGCCTTCGCCCAGGCGTTCCTCGGCGGCGTGTCGGTCGGCGCCGATGCCGACGGCAACATCCTCGTGGCCGGGACCGGGCGCGGGCACGTGAAAACGTTCGACGGCGTCACCGGCGCGGAGCTGACCAGCTCCCTGGTCGCCGGCTCCGCGAGCGGCCGGCTCGGGACCGCCCCGGAACCCACCCGGCCCCTGGTCATCACGTCGGGCGCGACGGCCAGTGCCGCGGAGAACCAGACCGCGGTGACTACGGTCACCACCACCGGCGGCGCCGGCGCGGCCGTGACGTACAGCATCGTCGGCGGGGCCGACCAGAGCCTGTTCGCCATCAACCCGACCACCGGGGCGCTGACGTTCCTGAGCGCGCCCGATTTCGAGGAGCCGGCCGATGCCGGCACGAACAACGTGTACGACGTCACCGTACAGGCGTCCGACGGCACCCGCACCACGACCCAGGCCGTCACCGTCACCGTCACCGACGTCAACGAAGCCTCGCCCCTGGTCATCACGTCGGGCGCGACGGCCAGTGCCGCGGAGAACCAGACCGCGGTGACTACGGTCACCACCACCGGCGGCACCGGCGCGGCCGTGACGTACAGCATCGTCGGCGGGGCCGATCAGAGCCTGTTCGCCATCAACCCGACCACCGGGGCGCTGACGTTCCTGAGCGCACGGAACTTCGAGTCTCCGGCCGACGCCGGCACGAATAACGTGTACGACGTTACGGTTCAGGCGGCCGACGGCACCTTCACCACGACCCAGGCCGTTGCCGTCACCGTGACCGACGTCAACGACGCCCCGGTCGGTGTGGCCAACTCGGTGATCGCGTTCACGGATGTCGCCTACCCCTTCTCGGCGTCGGACTTCGTGTTCACCGATGCCGACAGCGACGCGCTACTGGCGGTGAAGATCACCACCCTGCCCTCACTCGGCACGCTGACGCTGTCCGGGGCGCCGATCTCGGCGGGCGCCGTCATCGCGGTAGCGGACATTGGCACTCTGCAATACAACCCGCCGGTCGGCGCGTACAGCGGGCTCATGACGCCGTACACCACCTTCACCTTCCAGGTGCAGGATAACGGCGGCACCGCGAGCGGGGGCGTCGATCTGGACCCGACCCCGAGGGCCATGAGCATTTATATCGACGCCGTGTAA
- a CDS encoding transposase: protein MRRGYSTITPAVVHALTRRTLERALGWTDYKRSVTRTQLLDLVLLIAGTTRTLFAVVTRYFGFSHETARQAMHANRGSRDQLTARLVDALHQVAGFTRRDRRRRWTCAIDVHYVPFYGDRSTPGIIGGPKKAGTSFFHAYATGVLIHKHRRYTVGLMSVTKGTKPHQQVQTLLDQVAARGLTVRGVVLDAGFDSGETLLLLQERNLSYTVPMRKKGTGTNRRNASYTQPHGTITTMEWVTEKSRKAVSTRVLVWQRKGESHARVYAFRGWGDATAVSEANRARLGRRRYRERFGIETSYRQKNQARGWTTSTNPEYRLLLEGVALLLRQVWVYLTLRIARARGLAPTAWVAQFPLAEMLDWLTQRIRSRYPRTRCITLPHNTLTTNATP from the coding sequence ATGCGACGTGGTTACTCTACGATCACCCCGGCGGTGGTCCACGCACTGACGCGCCGAACGTTGGAACGGGCCCTGGGTTGGACCGACTACAAGCGGTCGGTCACGCGCACCCAGTTGCTCGACCTGGTGCTGTTGATCGCGGGCACCACCCGCACGTTGTTCGCGGTAGTGACCCGGTACTTCGGGTTCTCCCACGAGACCGCGCGACAGGCGATGCACGCCAACCGGGGTTCCCGGGACCAACTCACGGCCCGGTTGGTGGATGCCCTTCACCAGGTGGCGGGGTTCACGCGCCGGGACCGGAGGCGCCGGTGGACGTGTGCCATCGATGTGCATTACGTCCCCTTTTATGGGGATCGCAGCACCCCGGGGATCATCGGCGGACCCAAGAAGGCCGGGACCTCGTTCTTTCACGCGTACGCCACCGGGGTACTGATTCACAAGCACCGGCGGTACACCGTGGGGCTGATGAGCGTGACGAAAGGAACCAAGCCGCACCAGCAGGTGCAGACCCTTCTGGACCAGGTGGCGGCCCGCGGGCTCACGGTCCGCGGGGTGGTTCTGGACGCCGGGTTCGACAGCGGGGAGACCCTGTTGCTGTTGCAGGAACGGAACCTGAGCTACACGGTCCCGATGCGCAAGAAGGGCACCGGTACCAACCGCCGCAACGCCAGCTACACCCAACCCCACGGCACCATCACCACCATGGAGTGGGTCACCGAGAAGAGCCGCAAGGCGGTATCGACTCGGGTGCTCGTGTGGCAACGGAAGGGCGAATCGCACGCCCGGGTGTACGCGTTCCGCGGGTGGGGCGATGCGACCGCCGTGTCGGAGGCGAACCGGGCTCGGTTGGGGCGCCGGCGGTACCGAGAGCGGTTCGGGATCGAGACCAGCTATCGGCAGAAGAACCAGGCCCGCGGGTGGACCACCAGCACCAACCCCGAGTACCGGTTGCTGCTCGAGGGCGTGGCCCTGCTGTTGCGCCAGGTGTGGGTGTACCTGACGCTCCGGATCGCTCGGGCACGCGGGCTCGCGCCGACCGCCTGGGTCGCCCAGTTCCCGTTGGCCGAGATGCTCGACTGGCTCACGCAACGGATCCGCTCACGATACCCACGCACACGATGTATTACCCTGCCACACAATACACTTACAACCAACGCAACGCCTTGA
- a CDS encoding IS701 family transposase gives MSVPKVFPRDYIEFLIATPKACSGAEAARVQPAVPDPPAHDAFTRLLTRLEPDPSTLWAEAATQVRRAGGVLVIDDSTLDKPYAKAIELVTRHWSGKHHAVVQGINLVSLLWTDGDRHIPCDYRVYDTGDGRTKNDHFGDMIRTAYARRFKPRCVVFDGWYSSLDNLKLIRDCGWTWLTRLKSNRLVNLDRRGTRALADTAIAATGTEVWLPGFGLVKVFGIAIPNGGTAYWATNDLAMTDLARLQLADFSWAIENYHRGIKQCTGIERCQCRTARAQRNHIGLALRAFLRFEAHCFARGVSWVEAKTAIIRDAVRSYLTRPHICFPNMRTA, from the coding sequence ATGAGCGTACCCAAGGTGTTCCCGCGCGACTACATCGAGTTCCTGATCGCGACCCCGAAGGCGTGCTCGGGGGCGGAAGCCGCGCGGGTGCAGCCGGCGGTCCCGGACCCGCCGGCCCACGACGCCTTCACTCGCCTGCTGACCCGATTGGAGCCGGACCCGAGCACCCTTTGGGCCGAAGCCGCAACCCAAGTCCGGCGCGCCGGCGGTGTCCTTGTCATAGATGACTCGACCCTCGACAAGCCTTACGCCAAGGCCATCGAACTGGTGACCCGGCACTGGTCCGGCAAGCACCACGCGGTCGTCCAGGGGATCAACTTGGTGTCCTTGCTGTGGACCGACGGGGATCGCCATATCCCGTGCGATTACCGGGTGTACGACACGGGCGACGGGCGCACCAAGAACGACCACTTCGGGGACATGATCCGGACCGCCTACGCGCGCCGGTTCAAGCCCCGGTGCGTCGTATTCGACGGCTGGTACAGTAGTTTGGACAACCTCAAATTGATACGCGACTGCGGGTGGACGTGGCTCACCCGGCTCAAGTCGAACCGGCTGGTAAACCTCGACCGTCGGGGCACGCGAGCCCTGGCGGACACGGCCATTGCAGCCACGGGCACGGAGGTGTGGCTGCCGGGGTTCGGGTTGGTGAAGGTATTCGGGATCGCCATCCCAAACGGTGGCACCGCGTACTGGGCCACCAACGATTTGGCGATGACGGACTTGGCGCGGTTGCAGCTCGCGGACTTCTCCTGGGCCATCGAGAACTACCACCGAGGGATCAAACAATGCACCGGGATCGAGCGGTGCCAGTGCCGAACGGCCCGCGCGCAGCGGAACCACATCGGGTTGGCCCTGCGCGCGTTCCTCCGGTTCGAGGCCCACTGCTTCGCCCGTGGCGTCAGTTGGGTGGAAGCCAAGACCGCCATCATTCGAGACGCGGTCCGCAGCTACCTCACGCGACCTCATATTTGCTTCCCAAACATGCGGACTGCGTAA
- a CDS encoding prenyltransferase, whose amino-acid sequence MWNSLRSVSRRDFFRATAVGGSVAALHLGGFAQPGGGPRADESSTSRSDSGAEFITPETQSAIDRGLALLAQSQGADGSFGSHITGAAAGIAGLSGLALLGAGHQPGRGKYGKNVSRAVDYVTGLVAGTNPGFLSDTPLARVSTQPRAMYSHGFASLFLAEVCGMLPEAQRQKRVRAVLEKATAFGASTPNTEGGWRYEPNAPFADVSVTVAMMMGLRAARNAGVFVRKDVVRRGAKYIRECQVADGGFCYIKGAGPSAFARSAAAVVGLYSASIPEDERVNGRAIERGLQYLQQFTPNHSFNPRPAIPADYYYYGQYYAALAMWSAGGDYWRTWFPAIRDELLGRARANGGTWGDNRHGSAYATAMSLIVLQLPNNYLPILQK is encoded by the coding sequence ATGTGGAATTCCCTGCGCTCCGTGTCGCGGCGCGACTTCTTCCGGGCAACAGCGGTGGGCGGGTCCGTGGCCGCACTCCACCTGGGCGGGTTCGCCCAACCGGGCGGTGGGCCGCGCGCGGACGAGTCGTCCACTTCGCGCTCCGATTCGGGCGCCGAGTTCATCACACCCGAGACACAATCGGCCATCGACCGCGGGCTCGCGCTGCTCGCACAGAGCCAGGGAGCCGACGGGTCGTTTGGGAGCCACATTACCGGGGCCGCGGCGGGCATCGCGGGGCTGAGCGGGCTGGCCCTGCTCGGGGCCGGGCACCAGCCCGGGCGCGGGAAGTACGGGAAGAACGTGAGCCGGGCGGTCGATTACGTCACGGGGCTGGTGGCGGGCACCAACCCCGGGTTCCTGAGCGACACCCCACTCGCGCGGGTCAGCACCCAACCCCGCGCGATGTACAGCCACGGGTTCGCGAGCCTGTTCCTCGCGGAAGTGTGCGGGATGCTCCCGGAGGCCCAGCGCCAGAAGCGCGTGCGCGCGGTGCTCGAGAAGGCGACCGCGTTCGGAGCGAGCACGCCGAACACCGAGGGCGGGTGGCGGTACGAGCCCAACGCCCCGTTCGCGGACGTGTCGGTGACGGTCGCGATGATGATGGGCCTGCGCGCGGCCCGGAACGCGGGCGTGTTCGTGCGCAAGGACGTCGTGCGGCGCGGCGCGAAGTACATCCGCGAGTGCCAAGTGGCCGACGGCGGGTTCTGCTACATCAAGGGCGCGGGGCCGTCGGCGTTCGCGCGGAGCGCCGCGGCGGTCGTCGGGCTGTACAGCGCCAGCATCCCCGAGGACGAGCGCGTGAACGGAAGGGCCATCGAGCGCGGGCTGCAGTACCTGCAGCAGTTCACGCCCAACCACTCGTTTAACCCGCGCCCGGCGATACCGGCGGACTATTACTACTACGGCCAGTACTACGCGGCCCTGGCGATGTGGTCGGCCGGGGGCGACTACTGGCGCACCTGGTTCCCGGCGATCCGCGACGAGCTCCTGGGCCGCGCCCGGGCCAACGGCGGCACCTGGGGCGATAACCGCCACGGGTCCGCATACGCCACCGCCATGAGCCTGATCGTGCTCCAGTTGCCCAATAACTATCTTCCCATCCTGCAGAAGTAA
- a CDS encoding DUF1549 and DUF1553 domain-containing protein — MRFRPLALFALTAGFVALIGDFSPLDAQEKLGKKGKKFVPPARPTTKPEVKPVAEKPTTPTLPTLATPKAKDAVALAKIIDTEINRQLADAKLTASTQSSDEEFLRRASLDITGVIPSAERAKAFLDSKEADKRAKLVDELLADPHFGRRMADIWTAKLFPRDSGNRFVLKDPLYKWLEDEFNKNPGWDKLVTGLVTATGTVADNPAVTYFLANRSVDKLTDTTTQHFLGVQLQCAQCHNHPFTSWKQTEYWGMAGFYSKVKADNPRNGNKGGDNTTIGVTEGNGRTRQRDFFPESAKTVPTKFLSGEEPKLGASEPYRPALAKWMTGPSNPFFAKALVNRTWAHLFGRGIVNPVDDMLPENEPTHPDLLAALAHHVSTAGEFDLKYLFKAICLSDAYQRTSKPTADNKNDKALYSHIAVKVLSPEQLYDSLAQVTGGARVVDMRGARGMVGAARGARVGGRDQFVNFFLAGADSTSALDYEAGIPQALRLMNAPIANSPAAARGIIGSTTNPEEAIERIYLAALSRRPTSEETKNLTAYVKRTGAQTAYSDILWAVLNSSEFTLVR; from the coding sequence ATGCGGTTCCGTCCACTGGCCCTGTTCGCGCTAACCGCCGGATTCGTTGCGCTGATCGGCGACTTCTCGCCACTCGACGCGCAGGAGAAGCTCGGGAAGAAGGGCAAGAAGTTCGTGCCGCCCGCACGCCCCACTACCAAGCCCGAAGTTAAGCCGGTTGCCGAGAAACCGACCACACCAACACTACCGACTCTCGCGACGCCGAAAGCCAAGGACGCAGTCGCGCTCGCAAAAATTATTGACACCGAAATCAATCGTCAACTCGCGGACGCGAAACTGACCGCGTCCACGCAGAGTTCGGACGAAGAATTCCTGCGCCGCGCGTCGCTCGATATCACGGGCGTCATCCCGTCGGCGGAGCGGGCGAAAGCCTTCCTCGACTCGAAAGAGGCCGACAAGCGGGCGAAGCTCGTCGACGAGTTGCTCGCCGATCCGCACTTCGGCCGGCGCATGGCGGACATCTGGACCGCAAAATTGTTCCCGCGCGACTCCGGGAACCGCTTCGTTCTGAAAGACCCGCTCTACAAGTGGCTGGAAGACGAGTTCAACAAGAACCCCGGCTGGGACAAGCTCGTGACGGGCCTCGTTACCGCGACCGGAACCGTTGCGGACAACCCCGCGGTGACGTACTTCCTCGCGAACCGCTCGGTGGACAAGCTCACTGACACCACCACGCAGCACTTCCTGGGTGTCCAGCTCCAGTGCGCCCAATGCCACAACCACCCGTTCACGTCGTGGAAGCAGACGGAATATTGGGGGATGGCCGGCTTCTACAGCAAGGTGAAGGCGGACAACCCCAGGAACGGGAACAAGGGCGGCGACAATACCACGATCGGCGTGACCGAGGGCAACGGGCGCACGCGCCAGCGGGACTTCTTCCCCGAGTCCGCCAAAACCGTGCCGACGAAGTTCCTCAGTGGCGAGGAGCCGAAGCTGGGTGCCAGTGAACCGTACCGCCCGGCGCTCGCGAAGTGGATGACCGGCCCGAGCAACCCGTTCTTCGCGAAGGCGCTCGTGAACCGCACCTGGGCGCACCTGTTCGGGCGCGGGATCGTGAACCCGGTGGACGACATGCTCCCGGAGAACGAGCCGACGCACCCGGACCTCCTCGCCGCGCTCGCGCACCACGTTTCGACCGCGGGCGAGTTCGACCTCAAGTACCTCTTCAAAGCGATCTGCCTGAGTGATGCGTACCAGCGGACCAGCAAGCCCACCGCGGACAACAAGAACGACAAGGCGCTCTACAGCCACATCGCGGTGAAGGTGCTCTCGCCCGAACAACTCTACGATTCCCTCGCACAAGTGACCGGGGGCGCTCGTGTGGTAGACATGCGGGGGGCGCGAGGTATGGTCGGGGCCGCACGCGGGGCGCGAGTGGGCGGGCGCGATCAGTTCGTGAACTTCTTCCTCGCGGGAGCGGATTCGACCAGTGCCCTCGATTACGAAGCCGGTATCCCGCAAGCGCTTCGGCTGATGAACGCGCCGATCGCGAACAGCCCGGCCGCGGCGCGGGGAATTATTGGCTCGACGACGAATCCCGAAGAAGCGATCGAACGCATCTACCTCGCCGCGCTCTCCCGGCGCCCGACGAGCGAGGAAACGAAGAACCTGACCGCTTACGTGAAGCGCACCGGCGCCCAAACCGCTTACAGCGACATCCTCTGGGCGGTGTTGAACAGCAGTGAATTCACATTGGTTCGTTAG